In one Oryza glaberrima chromosome 2, OglaRS2, whole genome shotgun sequence genomic region, the following are encoded:
- the LOC127762630 gene encoding putative pentatricopeptide repeat-containing protein At1g69350, mitochondrial, translating to MPRRDAATCASLVSALCRLGAPLDAIRAYMDMLTQDADDEDGGLRPNEFTAAALLQACGLAKVARLGRMVHGHLVTSGFCCDPFVVGSLVNTYAKVGDVVSAEKLLLGMDSRDVVSWTAQLSGCVLNGMLAEALKVFVMMLEDNVLPNNVTMLSVIQACSLMGESGLFSSLHALVVRLGLENDVSVVNSLIIMYAKNGFVEVATGLFEDLYLRRGDVCPNSDVLSALLFGCTVSGSLKYGKGIHAHLIKMNDLPSISIENSLMGMYARFEQVDAAYVVFKGMQIKDIVSWNTMISCLAKSDHVDEALELFSILHGGDGLVPDFVTVLSVVQACSNAGLLQQGQMLHGYIIKSGSLYDVSICNALISMYAKLGRIDFSEQIFEQMDIKDIVSWNSMINAYGIHGDGLSSLRIFNELQDDGTCSPNAITFLIYLEDLGGLLRQNNLSETCLFIPIHPFGDLFWLLALFTGTLILQKKLL from the exons atgccccgccgcgacgccgccacctgcgCCTCCCTCGTCTCCGCTCTCTGCCGCCTCGGCGCGCCCCTGGACGCCATCCGCGCCTACATGGACATGCTGACCCAGgatgccgacgacgaggacggtgGCCTCCGCCCCAACGAGTTCACGGCGGCCGCTCTCCTTCAGGCTTGTGGGCTAGCCAAGGTCGCGAGGCTAGGGAGGATGGTGCATGGCCACCTCGTGACAAGTGGGTTTTGCTGTGACCCGTTTGTTGTTGGCTCGTTGGTCAATACGTACGCCAAGGTTGGGGATGTGGTGAGCGCAGAAAAGCTGCTTCTTGGAATGGATTCCAGGGATGTGGTTTCTTGGACTGCCCAGCTTTCAGGGTGCGTGCTTAATGGGATGCTAGCAGAAGCTCTCAAAGTGTTCGTCATGATGCTGGAGGATAACGTCCTTCCCAACAACGTTACAATGTTGAGTGTTATTCAGGCGTGCTCTTTGATGGGAGAGTCAGGATTGTTCAGTTCATTGCATGCGCTTGTTGTTCGCTTGGGGCTCGAGAATGATGTTTCAGTGGTGAATTCTCTCATCATAATGTATGCTAAGAATGGATTTGTTGAGGTGGCCACAGGTCTTTTTGAGGATTTGTACCTGAGGAGAGGAGATGTATGCCCTAATTCTGATGTTCTTTCTGCGCTTCTTTTTGGCTGCACTGTTTCAGGATCCTTGAAGTATGGAAAGGGAATCCATGCGCACTTGATTAAAATGAATGATTTGCCAAGCATTAGCATCGAAAACTCCCTGATGGGCATGTATGCTAGATTTGAGCAAGTTGATGCAGCATATGTGGTGTTCAAAGGTATGCAAATTAAGGATATTGTTTCGTGGAACACCATGATCTCATGCCTGGCAAAGAGTGATCATGTGGATGAAGCCTTGGAGCTTTTTAGTATTCTTCATGGTGGTGATGGACTTGTGCCTGACTTTGTCACTGTCTTGAGCGTAGTGCAGGCATGTTCTAATGCTGGATTACTGCAGCAAGGGCAGATGCTCCATGGATACATTATAAAGTCTGGATCTTTGTATGATGTCTCAATCTGCAATGCCCTGATAAGTATGTATGCTAAGTTGGGAAGAATTGATTTCTCTGAGCAGATATTTGAGCAGATGGATATTAAGGACATTGTTTCGTGGAACTCAATGATCAATGCTTATGGTATTCATGGAGATGGGCTATCATCTCTAAGGATTTTTAATGAGCTGCAGGATGATGGAACATGTTCACCCAATGCTATCACATTT TTGATCTACTTGGAAGATCTGGGAGGTTTGCTGAGGCAGAACAATTTATCAGAAACATGCCTGTTCATCCCAATTCATCCATTTGGGGACCTCTTCTGGCTGCTTGCTCTCTTTACGGGAACATTGATCTTGCAGAAAAAGCTGCTATAG
- the LOC127764188 gene encoding protein REVEILLE 6-like isoform X2 → MVSANQPPPDAAAAAAGSAGEDASKKVRKPYTITKSRESWTEQEHDKFLEALQLFDRDWKKIEAFVGSKTVIQIRSHAQKYFLKVQKNGTSEHVPPPRPKRKAAHPYPQKASKNEPGYTIKADSSSMLRNSGMNATVSSWTHNSIPPIVASSMVKDLGAGAMAPNNFCSSSTEGPARAWQPGETNDQINQVPSLRLMPDFAQVYSFLGSVFDPSTSGHLQKLKEMNPIDVETALLLMRNLSINLTSPDFEDQGCPFAMVSGTVCAEWLECMGSYQKMCAMSPYFSKLLKLSEIFEEVAIFIQYPV, encoded by the exons ATGGTCTCCGCCAACCAGCCGCCGCCcgacgcggccgcggcagcggcgggctcgGCTGGGGAGGACGCCAGCAAGAAGGTGCGGAAGCCGTACACCATCACCAAGTCGCGCGAGAGCTGGACGGAGCAGGAGCACGACAAGTTCCTTGAGGCCCTCCAGCT CTTTGATCGTGATTGGAAAAAGATAGAAGCTTTTGTTGGATCGAAGACTGTTATTCAG ATTAGGAGCCATGCACAGAAGTATTTTTTGAAGGTTCAAAAGAATGGAACAAGTGAGCATGTCCCACCTCCACGACCAAAGCGTAAAGCTGCTCATCCATACCCTCAAAAGGCCTCCAAAAATG AGCCAGGATATACCATAAAGGCAGATTCATCTTCCATGCTTAGGAACTCAGGCATGAATGCCACTGTTTCGTCATGGACACACAATTCTATCCCACCAATTGTAGCCTCATCCATGGTGAAAG ATTTAGGTGCTGGAGCAATGGCCCCCAACAATTTTTGCTCTAGCAGTACTGAAGGCCCTGCGAGGGCATGGCAACCTGGTGAAACTAATGATCAGATAAATCAAGTTCCGTCACTCCGCC TTATGCCAGATTTTGCACAAGTATACAGCTTCTTGGGCAGCGTTTTCGATCCAAGCACAAGTGGCCATTTACAGAAACTAAAGGAGATGAATCCAATTGATGTTGAGACG GCATTGTTGTTAATGAGAAATCTCTCCATCAATTTGACTAGTCCTGATTTTGAAGATCAG GGTTGCCCATTTGCCATGGTTTCTGGTACTGTCTGTGCAGAATGGCTGGAATGTATGGGCAGCTATCAGAAAATGTGTGCAATGTCACCATATTTTAGCAAACTTTTGAAACTATCAGAAATTTTTG AGGAAGTTGCTATCTTCATACAGTACCCCGTCTGA
- the LOC127762441 gene encoding CAAX prenyl protease 1 homolog — protein MALPYLEAVLCFMILMYIFETYLDIRQHRALKLPTLPKPLVGVISGEKFERSRAYSLDKSKFHFIHEAVTILMDTTILYYRVLPWVWKKSGELATNAGLNAENEILHTLAFLAGVMIWSQITDLPFSLYSTFVIEAKHGFNKQTIWLFIRDMIKGILLSILLGPPIVAAIIIIVQNGGPYLAIYLWGFMFALSLVMMTIYPIVIAPLFNKFTPLPEGVLREKIEKLAASLSFPLKKLFVVDGSTRSSHSNAYMYGFFKNKRIVLYDTLIQQCSSEDEIVSVIAHELGHWKLNHTVYSFVAVQLLMFLQFGGYTLVRNSKDLFESFGFEDQPVIIGLIIFQHTIIPVQHLLSFCLNLVSRAFEFQADAFAKNLGYAPQLRAALVKLQEENLSAMNTDPWYSAYHYSHPPLVERLSALEDADSKKEN, from the exons ATGGCGCTTCCTTACCTGGAGGCCGTGCTGT GCTTTATGATTCTCATGTACATATTTGAGACATATCTTGACATCCGTCAGCATAGAGCCCTTAAGTTGCCAACACTGCCAAAACCCCTGGTAGGAGTAATTAGTGGTGAAAAGTTTGAGCGCTCCAGAGCTTATAGCCTTGATAAAAG CAAATTCCATTTTATCCATGAAGCTGTAACTATATTAATGGATACCACAATTCTGTACTATAGAGTTCTTCCCTGGGTTTGGAAG AAATCTGGAGAGCTAGCAACCAATGCTGGCCTAAATGCTGAAAATGAGATACTACACACTCTTGCATTCTTAGCAGGTGTCATGATTTGGTCACAG ATCACAGACTTACCATTCTCTCTTTATTCAACATTTGTTATTGAAGCTAAACATGGTTTTAACAAG CAAACTATTTGGCTCTTCATTAGGGACATGATCAAAGGGATTTTGCTATCCATCTTACTTGGACCTCCTATTGTGGCTGCTATTATCATCATAGTACAG AATGGAGGGCCCTACCTGGCAATATATCTATGGGGTTTTATGTTTGCATTATCTCTTGTGATGATGACAATATACCCCATCGTGATAGCACCTCTGTTCAACAAATTCACTCCG CTTCCAGAAGGAGTACTCAGAGAGAAAATAGAGAAATTAGCAGCTTCACTCAGTTTTCCATTGAAAAAGCTTTTCGTGGTGGATGGGTCTACCAGATCAAGCCACAGTAAT GCTTACATGTATGGGTTTTTCAAGAACAAGCGCATTGTTCTCTATGACACATTGATTCAGCAG TGTAGTAGTGAGGATGAAATAGTTTCTGTTATTGCACATGAACTTGGGCACTGGAAACTCAACCACACTGTGTATTCCTTTGTAGCTGTCCAG CTCCTTATGTTCCTACAATTTGGAGGATATACGCTAGTAAGGAACTCCAAAGACCTTTTTGAAAGTTTTGGTTTCGAGGATCAGCCTGTAATAATTGGGCTGATCATATTTCAG CACACTATAATACCTGTCCAGCACCTTCTGAGTTTTTGTCTGAACCTTGTCAGTCGGGCATTTGAATTTCAG GCTGATGCTTTTGCCAAGAACCTTGGGTATGCTCCTCAGCTCCGTGCAGCCCTTGTTAAACTACAG GAAGAGAACTTATCTGCAATGAACACAGATCCGTGGTATTCAGCCTACCACTACTCCCATCCACCCCTTGTTGAAAGGCTCTCTGCTCTTGAAGACGCAGACAGCAAAAAGGAAAACTAA
- the LOC127764188 gene encoding protein REVEILLE 6-like isoform X4, which produces MVSANQPPPDAAAAAAGSAGEDASKKVRKPYTITKSRESWTEQEHDKFLEALQLFDRDWKKIEAFVGSKTVIQIRSHAQKYFLKVQKNGTSEHVPPPRPKRKAAHPYPQKASKNEPGYTIKADSSSMLRNSGMNATVSSWTHNSIPPIVASSMVKDLGAGAMAPNNFCSSSTEGPARAWQPGETNDQINQVPSLRLMPDFAQVYSFLGSVFDPSTSGHLQKLKEMNPIDVETALLLMRNLSINLTSPDFEDQRKLLSSYSTPSDGLELGSTRSSVLADRPLSAPFMIKGE; this is translated from the exons ATGGTCTCCGCCAACCAGCCGCCGCCcgacgcggccgcggcagcggcgggctcgGCTGGGGAGGACGCCAGCAAGAAGGTGCGGAAGCCGTACACCATCACCAAGTCGCGCGAGAGCTGGACGGAGCAGGAGCACGACAAGTTCCTTGAGGCCCTCCAGCT CTTTGATCGTGATTGGAAAAAGATAGAAGCTTTTGTTGGATCGAAGACTGTTATTCAG ATTAGGAGCCATGCACAGAAGTATTTTTTGAAGGTTCAAAAGAATGGAACAAGTGAGCATGTCCCACCTCCACGACCAAAGCGTAAAGCTGCTCATCCATACCCTCAAAAGGCCTCCAAAAATG AGCCAGGATATACCATAAAGGCAGATTCATCTTCCATGCTTAGGAACTCAGGCATGAATGCCACTGTTTCGTCATGGACACACAATTCTATCCCACCAATTGTAGCCTCATCCATGGTGAAAG ATTTAGGTGCTGGAGCAATGGCCCCCAACAATTTTTGCTCTAGCAGTACTGAAGGCCCTGCGAGGGCATGGCAACCTGGTGAAACTAATGATCAGATAAATCAAGTTCCGTCACTCCGCC TTATGCCAGATTTTGCACAAGTATACAGCTTCTTGGGCAGCGTTTTCGATCCAAGCACAAGTGGCCATTTACAGAAACTAAAGGAGATGAATCCAATTGATGTTGAGACG GCATTGTTGTTAATGAGAAATCTCTCCATCAATTTGACTAGTCCTGATTTTGAAGATCAG AGGAAGTTGCTATCTTCATACAGTACCCCGTCTGATGGGCTTGAGCTAGGAAGCACCAGAAGCTCAGTTCTAGCTGATAGACCATTAAGTGCTCCATTCAT GATTAAGGGCGAATAG
- the LOC127764188 gene encoding protein REVEILLE 6-like isoform X1: MVSANQPPPDAAAAAAGSAGEDASKKVRKPYTITKSRESWTEQEHDKFLEALQLFDRDWKKIEAFVGSKTVIQIRSHAQKYFLKVQKNGTSEHVPPPRPKRKAAHPYPQKASKNEPGYTIKADSSSMLRNSGMNATVSSWTHNSIPPIVASSMVKEDLGAGAMAPNNFCSSSTEGPARAWQPGETNDQINQVPSLRLMPDFAQVYSFLGSVFDPSTSGHLQKLKEMNPIDVETALLLMRNLSINLTSPDFEDQGCPFAMVSGTVCAEWLECMGSYQKMCAMSPYFSKLLKLSEIFEEVAIFIQYPV, translated from the exons ATGGTCTCCGCCAACCAGCCGCCGCCcgacgcggccgcggcagcggcgggctcgGCTGGGGAGGACGCCAGCAAGAAGGTGCGGAAGCCGTACACCATCACCAAGTCGCGCGAGAGCTGGACGGAGCAGGAGCACGACAAGTTCCTTGAGGCCCTCCAGCT CTTTGATCGTGATTGGAAAAAGATAGAAGCTTTTGTTGGATCGAAGACTGTTATTCAG ATTAGGAGCCATGCACAGAAGTATTTTTTGAAGGTTCAAAAGAATGGAACAAGTGAGCATGTCCCACCTCCACGACCAAAGCGTAAAGCTGCTCATCCATACCCTCAAAAGGCCTCCAAAAATG AGCCAGGATATACCATAAAGGCAGATTCATCTTCCATGCTTAGGAACTCAGGCATGAATGCCACTGTTTCGTCATGGACACACAATTCTATCCCACCAATTGTAGCCTCATCCATGGTGAAAG AAGATTTAGGTGCTGGAGCAATGGCCCCCAACAATTTTTGCTCTAGCAGTACTGAAGGCCCTGCGAGGGCATGGCAACCTGGTGAAACTAATGATCAGATAAATCAAGTTCCGTCACTCCGCC TTATGCCAGATTTTGCACAAGTATACAGCTTCTTGGGCAGCGTTTTCGATCCAAGCACAAGTGGCCATTTACAGAAACTAAAGGAGATGAATCCAATTGATGTTGAGACG GCATTGTTGTTAATGAGAAATCTCTCCATCAATTTGACTAGTCCTGATTTTGAAGATCAG GGTTGCCCATTTGCCATGGTTTCTGGTACTGTCTGTGCAGAATGGCTGGAATGTATGGGCAGCTATCAGAAAATGTGTGCAATGTCACCATATTTTAGCAAACTTTTGAAACTATCAGAAATTTTTG AGGAAGTTGCTATCTTCATACAGTACCCCGTCTGA
- the LOC127764188 gene encoding protein REVEILLE 6-like isoform X3, with amino-acid sequence MVSANQPPPDAAAAAAGSAGEDASKKVRKPYTITKSRESWTEQEHDKFLEALQLFDRDWKKIEAFVGSKTVIQIRSHAQKYFLKVQKNGTSEHVPPPRPKRKAAHPYPQKASKNEPGYTIKADSSSMLRNSGMNATVSSWTHNSIPPIVASSMVKEDLGAGAMAPNNFCSSSTEGPARAWQPGETNDQINQVPSLRLMPDFAQVYSFLGSVFDPSTSGHLQKLKEMNPIDVETALLLMRNLSINLTSPDFEDQRKLLSSYSTPSDGLELGSTRSSVLADRPLSAPFMIKGE; translated from the exons ATGGTCTCCGCCAACCAGCCGCCGCCcgacgcggccgcggcagcggcgggctcgGCTGGGGAGGACGCCAGCAAGAAGGTGCGGAAGCCGTACACCATCACCAAGTCGCGCGAGAGCTGGACGGAGCAGGAGCACGACAAGTTCCTTGAGGCCCTCCAGCT CTTTGATCGTGATTGGAAAAAGATAGAAGCTTTTGTTGGATCGAAGACTGTTATTCAG ATTAGGAGCCATGCACAGAAGTATTTTTTGAAGGTTCAAAAGAATGGAACAAGTGAGCATGTCCCACCTCCACGACCAAAGCGTAAAGCTGCTCATCCATACCCTCAAAAGGCCTCCAAAAATG AGCCAGGATATACCATAAAGGCAGATTCATCTTCCATGCTTAGGAACTCAGGCATGAATGCCACTGTTTCGTCATGGACACACAATTCTATCCCACCAATTGTAGCCTCATCCATGGTGAAAG AAGATTTAGGTGCTGGAGCAATGGCCCCCAACAATTTTTGCTCTAGCAGTACTGAAGGCCCTGCGAGGGCATGGCAACCTGGTGAAACTAATGATCAGATAAATCAAGTTCCGTCACTCCGCC TTATGCCAGATTTTGCACAAGTATACAGCTTCTTGGGCAGCGTTTTCGATCCAAGCACAAGTGGCCATTTACAGAAACTAAAGGAGATGAATCCAATTGATGTTGAGACG GCATTGTTGTTAATGAGAAATCTCTCCATCAATTTGACTAGTCCTGATTTTGAAGATCAG AGGAAGTTGCTATCTTCATACAGTACCCCGTCTGATGGGCTTGAGCTAGGAAGCACCAGAAGCTCAGTTCTAGCTGATAGACCATTAAGTGCTCCATTCAT GATTAAGGGCGAATAG
- the LOC127763706 gene encoding transcription repressor OFP8-like, protein MMSPGVSAKKRHASAGFTLRCGCKDAKSVSVSASAAGTPSTTATRRRSAGTNPSGSTTTDTLTMTSASSSFLWEHSVVEFDHDGGGGCGPESFSGLLRELSELEQSVASWGRKSHHQHHDKKHSPAPSSPLPPQEDRKEKNGGNGDATDKPGDCRDDGGGDGVGVALDGSVAVVKQSDDPLGDFRQSMLQMIVENGIVAGEDLREMLRRFLTLNAPHHHDVILRAFAEIWDGVFAATASLVHHHHPPPSSRREPVAPAARPPAPRTPPRHRHPSPRAWRV, encoded by the coding sequence ATGATGAGTCCTGGCGTTTCGGCCAAGAAGCGCCACGCCAGCGCGGGGTTCACGCTCCGCTGCGGCTGCAAGGACGCGAAGAGCGTGTCCGtctcggcatcggcggcggggaCGCCGTCCACAACGGCGACGCGGCGCAGGAGCGCCGGGACGAACCCGTcggggtcgacgacgacggacacTCTTACCATGACGTCCGCATCGTCGTCCTTCCTCTGGGAGCACTCCGTGGTGGAGttcgaccacgacggcggcggcggctgcgggccggagAGCTTCTCCGGCCTTCTGCGCGAGCTCAGCGAGCTGGAGCAGAGCGTCGCGTCGTGGGGCCGGAAGAGCCACCACCAGCACCACGACAAGAAacactcgccggcgccgtcgtcgccgctgccgccacaggaggacaggaaggagaagaacggcggcaacggcgatgcCACGGACAAACCAGGAGACTGccgcgacgatggcggcggcgacggcgtcggtgtGGCGCTCGACGGCAGCGTGGCGGTGGTGAAGCAGTCCGACGACCCGCTGGGCGACTTCCGGCAGTCGATGCTGCAGATGATCGTGGAGAACGggatcgtcgccggcgaggacctCCGCGAGATGCTCCGCCGCTTCCTCACCCTCAACGCGCCGCACCACCACGACGTCATCCTCCGCGCCTTCGCCGAGATCTGGGACGGCGTGTTCGCGGCTACTGCCTCCctcgtccaccaccaccacccgccccCCTCCTCACGCCGCGAGCCGGTGGCTCCGGCGGCAAGGCCGCCCGCGCCGAGGACgcctccgcgccaccgccacccttcACCACGGGCATGGCGCGTGTAA
- the LOC127762442 gene encoding 2-C-methyl-D-erythritol 2,4-cyclodiphosphate synthase, chloroplastic, with protein MLVSPSPCRKYFGASGAHKKTAGFLSIPQPKKPPNKTAKLARSLRAISPRDDAMATASSLFLASPVATAPTARARSTPSASPARPSLRLRRPSTLAAAAVQAEHQPAVAAAPKPPALPFRVGHGFDLHRLEPGLPLIIGGIDIPHDRGCDAHSDGDVLLHCVVDAILGALGLPDIGQIFPDSDPRWKGADSSVFMREAVKLMHEAGYELGNLDATLILQKPKISPFKETIRSNLCDLLGADPSVVNLKAKTHEQVDSLGENRSIAAHTVVLLMRK; from the exons ATGCTCGTCTCGCCTTCGCCTTGCCGCAAATACTTCGGGGCTTCCGGCGCACACAAAAAAACCGCAGGTTTTCTTAGCATTCCACAGCCGAAAAAGCCCCCAAACAAAACAGCCAAGCTTGCTCGGTCGCTGCGCGCTATCTCGCCTCGCGACgacgccatggccaccgcctccTCACTCTTCCTCGCCTCCCCCGTCGCCACTGCGCCGACAGCCCGCGCCCGGTCCACACCCTCGGCTTCCCCTGCCCGGCCGTCCCTGCGCCTCCGGCGGCCGTCGACGTTGGCCGCGGCCGCGGTCCAGGCCGAGCACCAGCCCGCGGTCGCCGCGGCGCCGAAGCCGCCGGCACTCCCGTTCCGCGTCGGCCACGGCTTCGACCTCCACCGCCTCGAGCCGGGCCTCCCCCTCATCATCGGGGGCATCGACATCCCCCACGACCGCGGCTGCGACGCCCACTCCGACG GGGACGTGCTGCTGCACTGCGTGGTGGACGCGATTCTCGGCGCGCTCGGGCTGCCTGACATCGGGCAGATCTTCCCGGACTCCGACCCCCGTTGGAAGGGCGCCGATTCGTCGGTGTTCATGAGGGAAGCT GTGAAACTGATGCATGAAGCTGGCTATGAGCTGGGGAACCTAGACGCTACATTGATCTTGCAGAAACCCAAAATTAGCCCATTCAAGGAGACAATACGGTCTAACTTGTGTGACTTGCTGGGGGCGGATCCATCCGTCGTCAATCTGAAGGCCAAGACGCACGAGCAAGTCGACAGTCTTGGTGAAAACAGGAGCATAGCTGCTCACACTGTAGTTCTTCTGATGCGGAAATAG